The Heptranchias perlo isolate sHepPer1 unplaced genomic scaffold, sHepPer1.hap1 HAP1_SCAFFOLD_258, whole genome shotgun sequence genome includes a window with the following:
- the LOC137310524 gene encoding uncharacterized abhydrolase domain-containing protein DDB_G0269086-like, whose product SEWAESERAERERAESERAERERAEREWAERERAESEWAESEWAESERAEREWAEREWAEREWAERERAESERAEREWAESERAESEWAESERAEREWAEREWAERERAEREWAEREVAERERAESEWAEREWAEREWAEREWAERERAEREWAEREVAER is encoded by the coding sequence agcgagtgggcagagagcgagcgggcagagagggagcgggcagagagcgagcgggcagagagggagcgggcagagagggagtgggcagagagggagcgggcagagagcgagtgggcagagagcgagtgggcagagagcgagcgggcagagagggagtgggcagagcGCGAAtgggcagagagggaatgggcagagagggagcgggcagagagcgagcgggcagagagggagtgggcagagagcgagcgggcagagagcgagtgggcagagagcgagcgggcagagagggagtgggcagagagggagtgggcagagagggagcgggcagagagggagtgggcagagagggaggtggcagagagggaacgggcagagagcgagtgggcagagagggagtgggcagagagggagtgggcagagagggagtgggcagagagggagcgggcagagagggagtgggcagagagggaggtggcagagagg
- the LOC137310522 gene encoding uncharacterized abhydrolase domain-containing protein DDB_G0269086-like: protein VAESEVAEREVAERERAESERAESERAESEWAEREVAERERAESERAEREVAERERAESEQAEREWAEREWAEREWAEREWAESERAEREVAERERAESERAEREVAERERAESERAEREVAERERAESERAEREWAEREWAESERAEREVAERERAESERAEREVAE, encoded by the coding sequence gtggcagagagcgaggtggcagagagggaggtggcagagaggGAACGGGCAGAGAGCGAGCGGGCAGAGAGCGAACGGGCAGAgagcgagtgggcagagagggaggtggcagagagggaacgggcagagagcgagcgggcggagagggaggtggcagagaggGAACGGGCAGAGAGcgagcaggcagagagggagtgggcagagagggagtgggcagagagggagtgggcagagagggagtgggcagagagcgagcGGGCAGAGCGCGAGGTGGCAGAGAGGGAACGGGCAGAGAGCGAGCGGGCAgagagggaggtggcagagagggaacgggcagagagcgagcgggcagagagggaggtggcagagagggaacgggcagagagcgagcgggcagagagggagtgggcagagagggagtgggcagagagcgagcgggcagagagggaggtggcagagagggaacgggcagagagcgagcgggcagagagggaggtggcagag